A genomic region of Apteryx mantelli isolate bAptMan1 chromosome 12, bAptMan1.hap1, whole genome shotgun sequence contains the following coding sequences:
- the LOC106498973 gene encoding tubulin tyrosine ligase 3 isoform X2 yields the protein MWIERAVAAAAAERAALPPPFPGGLDGRTAPATKGCGRRHCGSRPSLDPERFKRARLHVERAIEVRAACRSSLPVPAGTAFLRPRQGTRPGGAPSSAGPPQHKKIFALQGPYPVIRSLLRARGWVEKKLSWACKAGRRHERLPGGQEEGDGGNAAEEDEEGEEEEEQRDEDPSGTYNLMSQLVRNQLPYFIWTSRRDVVDCRLLHKDQVVNHYAKAGSFTTKAGLCLNLRNLHWFDQADADTFFPRCYRLGAADEKQAFIGEPRPPGRAGRPRRGAPACPHAPAPAEDFRLTAARALLKVVLQRARGPQRPPNPSGAPGELPLPSFPAPRVAGAARPLPGAHPAPLAAGAGPGGRLPARLLEEALRVCGEHLSSLRHQDIDQEPGSPPQAGGAAWHQFLQGYYRVVHEGAVLEMSGALLERSRAVLQHLAVLLPQLDMEGDHNIWIVKPGAKSRGRGIVCLARLEEVLRLVDCNPLLVKDGKWVVQKYVERPLLIFGTKFDVRQWFLVTDWNPLTVWFYRDSYLRFSTQPFSLQSLDTAIHLCNNSIQKHYENARGRHPQLPADNMWSSQQFQAYLEQLGQARAWPDVMVPGMKAAIVHAVQASQDLVQSRKGSFELYGADFVFGEDFQPWLLEINASPTMAASTAVTSRLCASVQRDTLRVVIDHKADRNCSTGAFELIYKQAAVAVPHYVGMKLLVEGSPLGKLPPASPRPPTSAPRGRRLPAPPVLSACSSRQRRAAGLPRPPAPLEVTTGTWPPARRLGLPRKPAQERQRVPPGAASSSERTGPPAEGSTTPPRPTPLCLERSGASAPRGLPHLGCLQEQPRASLPRLGSCSGAPPPFPRLPGTPEPLHAHGTALVPAARRSTAPTLPLLLLDGPSPPPRSGGETARSGSQGDADAEER from the exons ATGTGGATCGAGCGAGCGGTGGCTGCGGCGGCAGCAGAGAGGGCAGCTCTGCCTCCCCCCTTCCCCGGGGGCCTGGACG GGCGCACGGCACCAGCGACCAAGGGCTGTGGGCGCCGCCACTGCGGCAGCCGCCCCTCGCTCGACCCCGAGCGCTTCAAGCGGGCCAGGCTGCACGTGGAGAGGGCCATCGAGGTGAGGGCTGCGTGCCGCAGCAGCCTTCCTGTGCCCGCGGGTACGGCCTTCctccggccccggcagggcactCGGCCGGGCGGTGCGCCCAGCTCTGCCGGCCCTCCCCAGCACAAGAAGATCTTTGCGCTGCAAGGCCCCTACCCCGTGATCCGGAGCCTGCTGCGAGCCCGCGGCTGGGTGGAGAAGAAGCTCTCCTGGGCGTGCAAAGCAGGGCGCAGGCACGAGCGCCTTCCCGGTGGCCAGGAGGAGGGTGATGGCGGCAACGCTGCCGAGGAAG ATGaggagggcgaggaggaggaggagcagcggGATGAGGACCCCAGTGGCACCTACAACCTCATG TCCCAGCTGGTCCGAAACCAGCTGCCTTATTTCATCTGGACCAGCCGCCGTGACGTTGTCGACTGCCGCTTGCTCCACAAGGACCAGGTGGTGAACCACTACGCCAAGGCGGGCTCCTTCACCACCAAG GCCGGCCTGTGCCTCAACCTGCGAAACCTGCACTGGTTTGACCAGGCGGACGCGGACACCTTCTTCCCTCGCTGCTACCGCCTGGGGGCCGCGGACGAGAAGCAAGCCTTCATCGGTGAGCCCCGGCCCCCGGGACGCGCGGGGCgtccccgccgcggcgctccgGCCTGCCCTCATGCCCCCGCTCCCGCAGAGGACTTCCGGCTCACCGCCGCTCGCGCTCTCCTCAAAGTGGTGCTGCAGAGGGCGCGGGGGCCGCAGCGGCCCCCCAACCCCAGCGGGGCGCCGGGTGAGCTCCCGCTGCCCTCCTTCCCGGCGCCGAgggtggctggggcggctcggccGCTCCCGGGCGCTCACCCCGCGCCCCTCGcagcgggcgccgggccggggggccgcctgcccgcccggctGCTGGAGGAGGCGCTGCGGGTGTGCGGCGAGCACCTGAGCAGCCTGCGGCACCAGGACATCGACCAGGAGCCCGGGTCGCCCCCGCAGGCCGGCGGCGCTGCCTGGCACCAGTTCCTGCAGGGCTACTACCGGGTGGTGCA CGAGGGCGCCGTGCTGGAGATGTCCGGGGCGCTGCTGGAGCGCAGCCGGGCcgtgctgcagcacctggcagtgctgctcccgcagctggaCATGGAGGGCGACCACAACATCTGGATCGTGAAGCCTGGGGCCAAGTCCCGGGGCCGGG GGATCGTCTGCCTGGCTCGCCTGGAGGAGGTGCTGCGGCTGGTGGACTGCAACCCGCTGCTGGTGAAGGACGGCAAGTGGGTGGTGCAGAAGTACGTCGAGCGGCCCCTCCTCATCTTCGGCACCAAGTTCGACGTGCGCCAGTGGTTCCTGGTGACCGACTGGAACCCGCTGACCGTCTGGTTCTACCGCGACAGCTACCTGCGCTTCTCCACCCAGCCCTTCTCCCTGCAGAGCCTCGACAC CGCCATCCACCTCTGCAACAACTCCATCCAGAAGCACTACGAGAACGCGCGGGGCCGCCACCCCCAGCTGCCCGCCGACAACATGTGGTCGTCCCAGCAGTTCCAGGCCTAcctggagcagctggggcaggcGCGCGCCTGGCCCGACGTCATGGTGCCCGGCATGAAGGCGGCCATCGTGCACGCGGTGCAGGCCTCGCAGGACCTGGTGCAGTCCCGCAAGGGCAGCTTCGAGCTCTACGGGGCCGACTTTGTCTTCGGGGAGGACTTccagccctggctgctggagaTCAACGCCAGCCCCACCATGGCCGCCTCCACGGCAGTCACCAGCCGGCTGTGCGCCAGCGTCCAGCGGGACACGCTCCGCGTGGTCATCGACCACAAGGCCGACCGCAACTGCTCCACAGGCGCCTTTGAGCTCATCTACAAgcag GCGGCCGTGGCCGTACCCCACTACGTGGGCATGAAGCTCTTGGTGGAAGGCTCCCCGCTGGGCAAGCTGCCGCCGGCCAGCCCCCGGCCCCCCACCAGCGCGCCCCGCGGCCGACGGCTCCCCGCGCCACCCGTCCTGAGCGCGTGCAGCTCCCGCCAGCGCCGTGCAGCGGGGCTCCCCCGGCCGCCGGCACCGCTGGAGGTGACTACAGGGACCTGGCCCCCGGCCAgaaggctggggctgccccgcaaGCCGGCCCAGGAGAGGCAGCGGGTGCCGCCCGGCGCGGCAAGCTCCTCGGAGaggactgggccgcccgctgagGGCAGCACCACGCCGCCGCGACCCACGCCGCTTTGCCTGGAGCGCTCCGGGGCCtcggcgccccgcgggctcccgcaCCTCGGCTGCCTGCAGGAGCAGCCCCGGGCCAGCCTGCCCCGGCTTGGCAGCTGctccggggccccgccgcccttCCCACGGCTCCCGGGCACCCCCGAGCCCCTGCACGCTCACGGGACAGCCCTcgtccccgctgcccggcgcagCACAGCGCCTacgctcccgctcctcctcctaGATgggccctcgcccccgccgcgatCCGGTGGGGAAACAGCACGCAGCGGCTCCCAGGGGGATGCCGATGCGGAAGAGCGCTGA
- the LOC106498973 gene encoding tubulin tyrosine ligase 3 isoform X6 produces the protein MWIERAVAAAAAERAALPPPFPGGLDGRTAPATKGCGRRHCGSRPSLDPERFKRARLHVERAIEHKKIFALQGPYPVIRSLLRARGWVEKKLSWACKAGRRHERLPGGQEEGDGGNAAEEDEEGEEEEEQRDEDPSGTYNLMSQLVRNQLPYFIWTSRRDVVDCRLLHKDQVVNHYAKAGSFTTKAGLCLNLRNLHWFDQADADTFFPRCYRLGAADEKQAFIGEPRPPGRAGRPRRGAPACPHAPAPAEDFRLTAARALLKVVLQRARGPQRPPNPSGAPGELPLPSFPAPRVAGAARPLPGAHPAPLAAGAGPGGRLPARLLEEALRVCGEHLSSLRHQDIDQEPGSPPQAGGAAWHQFLQGYYRVVHEGAVLEMSGALLERSRAVLQHLAVLLPQLDMEGDHNIWIVKPGAKSRGRGIVCLARLEEVLRLVDCNPLLVKDGKWVVQKYVERPLLIFGTKFDVRQWFLVTDWNPLTVWFYRDSYLRFSTQPFSLQSLDTAIHLCNNSIQKHYENARGRHPQLPADNMWSSQQFQAYLEQLGQARAWPDVMVPGMKAAIVHAVQASQDLVQSRKGSFELYGADFVFGEDFQPWLLEINASPTMAASTAVTSRLCASVQRDTLRVVIDHKADRNCSTGAFELIYKQAAVAVPHYVGMKLLVEGSPLGKLPPASPRPPTSAPRGRRLPAPPVLSACSSRQRRAAGLPRPPAPLEVTTGTWPPARRLGLPRKPAQERQRVPPGAASSSERTGPPAEGSTTPPRPTPLCLERSGASAPRGLPHLGCLQEQPRASLPRLGSCSGAPPPFPRLPGTPEPLHAHGTALVPAARRSTAPTLPLLLLDGPSPPPRSGGETARSGSQGDADAEER, from the exons ATGTGGATCGAGCGAGCGGTGGCTGCGGCGGCAGCAGAGAGGGCAGCTCTGCCTCCCCCCTTCCCCGGGGGCCTGGACG GGCGCACGGCACCAGCGACCAAGGGCTGTGGGCGCCGCCACTGCGGCAGCCGCCCCTCGCTCGACCCCGAGCGCTTCAAGCGGGCCAGGCTGCACGTGGAGAGGGCCATCGAG CACAAGAAGATCTTTGCGCTGCAAGGCCCCTACCCCGTGATCCGGAGCCTGCTGCGAGCCCGCGGCTGGGTGGAGAAGAAGCTCTCCTGGGCGTGCAAAGCAGGGCGCAGGCACGAGCGCCTTCCCGGTGGCCAGGAGGAGGGTGATGGCGGCAACGCTGCCGAGGAAG ATGaggagggcgaggaggaggaggagcagcggGATGAGGACCCCAGTGGCACCTACAACCTCATG TCCCAGCTGGTCCGAAACCAGCTGCCTTATTTCATCTGGACCAGCCGCCGTGACGTTGTCGACTGCCGCTTGCTCCACAAGGACCAGGTGGTGAACCACTACGCCAAGGCGGGCTCCTTCACCACCAAG GCCGGCCTGTGCCTCAACCTGCGAAACCTGCACTGGTTTGACCAGGCGGACGCGGACACCTTCTTCCCTCGCTGCTACCGCCTGGGGGCCGCGGACGAGAAGCAAGCCTTCATCGGTGAGCCCCGGCCCCCGGGACGCGCGGGGCgtccccgccgcggcgctccgGCCTGCCCTCATGCCCCCGCTCCCGCAGAGGACTTCCGGCTCACCGCCGCTCGCGCTCTCCTCAAAGTGGTGCTGCAGAGGGCGCGGGGGCCGCAGCGGCCCCCCAACCCCAGCGGGGCGCCGGGTGAGCTCCCGCTGCCCTCCTTCCCGGCGCCGAgggtggctggggcggctcggccGCTCCCGGGCGCTCACCCCGCGCCCCTCGcagcgggcgccgggccggggggccgcctgcccgcccggctGCTGGAGGAGGCGCTGCGGGTGTGCGGCGAGCACCTGAGCAGCCTGCGGCACCAGGACATCGACCAGGAGCCCGGGTCGCCCCCGCAGGCCGGCGGCGCTGCCTGGCACCAGTTCCTGCAGGGCTACTACCGGGTGGTGCA CGAGGGCGCCGTGCTGGAGATGTCCGGGGCGCTGCTGGAGCGCAGCCGGGCcgtgctgcagcacctggcagtgctgctcccgcagctggaCATGGAGGGCGACCACAACATCTGGATCGTGAAGCCTGGGGCCAAGTCCCGGGGCCGGG GGATCGTCTGCCTGGCTCGCCTGGAGGAGGTGCTGCGGCTGGTGGACTGCAACCCGCTGCTGGTGAAGGACGGCAAGTGGGTGGTGCAGAAGTACGTCGAGCGGCCCCTCCTCATCTTCGGCACCAAGTTCGACGTGCGCCAGTGGTTCCTGGTGACCGACTGGAACCCGCTGACCGTCTGGTTCTACCGCGACAGCTACCTGCGCTTCTCCACCCAGCCCTTCTCCCTGCAGAGCCTCGACAC CGCCATCCACCTCTGCAACAACTCCATCCAGAAGCACTACGAGAACGCGCGGGGCCGCCACCCCCAGCTGCCCGCCGACAACATGTGGTCGTCCCAGCAGTTCCAGGCCTAcctggagcagctggggcaggcGCGCGCCTGGCCCGACGTCATGGTGCCCGGCATGAAGGCGGCCATCGTGCACGCGGTGCAGGCCTCGCAGGACCTGGTGCAGTCCCGCAAGGGCAGCTTCGAGCTCTACGGGGCCGACTTTGTCTTCGGGGAGGACTTccagccctggctgctggagaTCAACGCCAGCCCCACCATGGCCGCCTCCACGGCAGTCACCAGCCGGCTGTGCGCCAGCGTCCAGCGGGACACGCTCCGCGTGGTCATCGACCACAAGGCCGACCGCAACTGCTCCACAGGCGCCTTTGAGCTCATCTACAAgcag GCGGCCGTGGCCGTACCCCACTACGTGGGCATGAAGCTCTTGGTGGAAGGCTCCCCGCTGGGCAAGCTGCCGCCGGCCAGCCCCCGGCCCCCCACCAGCGCGCCCCGCGGCCGACGGCTCCCCGCGCCACCCGTCCTGAGCGCGTGCAGCTCCCGCCAGCGCCGTGCAGCGGGGCTCCCCCGGCCGCCGGCACCGCTGGAGGTGACTACAGGGACCTGGCCCCCGGCCAgaaggctggggctgccccgcaaGCCGGCCCAGGAGAGGCAGCGGGTGCCGCCCGGCGCGGCAAGCTCCTCGGAGaggactgggccgcccgctgagGGCAGCACCACGCCGCCGCGACCCACGCCGCTTTGCCTGGAGCGCTCCGGGGCCtcggcgccccgcgggctcccgcaCCTCGGCTGCCTGCAGGAGCAGCCCCGGGCCAGCCTGCCCCGGCTTGGCAGCTGctccggggccccgccgcccttCCCACGGCTCCCGGGCACCCCCGAGCCCCTGCACGCTCACGGGACAGCCCTcgtccccgctgcccggcgcagCACAGCGCCTacgctcccgctcctcctcctaGATgggccctcgcccccgccgcgatCCGGTGGGGAAACAGCACGCAGCGGCTCCCAGGGGGATGCCGATGCGGAAGAGCGCTGA
- the LOC106498973 gene encoding tubulin monoglycylase TTLL3 isoform X5, which yields MAATLPRKSQLVRNQLPYFIWTSRRDVVDCRLLHKDQVVNHYAKAGSFTTKAGLCLNLRNLHWFDQADADTFFPRCYRLGAADEKQAFIGEPRPPGRAGRPRRGAPACPHAPAPAEDFRLTAARALLKVVLQRARGPQRPPNPSGAPGELPLPSFPAPRVAGAARPLPGAHPAPLAAGAGPGGRLPARLLEEALRVCGEHLSSLRHQDIDQEPGSPPQAGGAAWHQFLQGYYRVVHEGAVLEMSGALLERSRAVLQHLAVLLPQLDMEGDHNIWIVKPGAKSRGRGKGALVVGGKSGAWPERFPVPLRHGGRCRAGIVCLARLEEVLRLVDCNPLLVKDGKWVVQKYVERPLLIFGTKFDVRQWFLVTDWNPLTVWFYRDSYLRFSTQPFSLQSLDTAIHLCNNSIQKHYENARGRHPQLPADNMWSSQQFQAYLEQLGQARAWPDVMVPGMKAAIVHAVQASQDLVQSRKGSFELYGADFVFGEDFQPWLLEINASPTMAASTAVTSRLCASVQRDTLRVVIDHKADRNCSTGAFELIYKQAAVAVPHYVGMKLLVEGSPLGKLPPASPRPPTSAPRGRRLPAPPVLSACSSRQRRAAGLPRPPAPLEVTTGTWPPARRLGLPRKPAQERQRVPPGAASSSERTGPPAEGSTTPPRPTPLCLERSGASAPRGLPHLGCLQEQPRASLPRLGSCSGAPPPFPRLPGTPEPLHAHGTALVPAARRSTAPTLPLLLLDGPSPPPRSGGETARSGSQGDADAEER from the exons ATGGCGGCAACGCTGCCGAGGAAG TCCCAGCTGGTCCGAAACCAGCTGCCTTATTTCATCTGGACCAGCCGCCGTGACGTTGTCGACTGCCGCTTGCTCCACAAGGACCAGGTGGTGAACCACTACGCCAAGGCGGGCTCCTTCACCACCAAG GCCGGCCTGTGCCTCAACCTGCGAAACCTGCACTGGTTTGACCAGGCGGACGCGGACACCTTCTTCCCTCGCTGCTACCGCCTGGGGGCCGCGGACGAGAAGCAAGCCTTCATCGGTGAGCCCCGGCCCCCGGGACGCGCGGGGCgtccccgccgcggcgctccgGCCTGCCCTCATGCCCCCGCTCCCGCAGAGGACTTCCGGCTCACCGCCGCTCGCGCTCTCCTCAAAGTGGTGCTGCAGAGGGCGCGGGGGCCGCAGCGGCCCCCCAACCCCAGCGGGGCGCCGGGTGAGCTCCCGCTGCCCTCCTTCCCGGCGCCGAgggtggctggggcggctcggccGCTCCCGGGCGCTCACCCCGCGCCCCTCGcagcgggcgccgggccggggggccgcctgcccgcccggctGCTGGAGGAGGCGCTGCGGGTGTGCGGCGAGCACCTGAGCAGCCTGCGGCACCAGGACATCGACCAGGAGCCCGGGTCGCCCCCGCAGGCCGGCGGCGCTGCCTGGCACCAGTTCCTGCAGGGCTACTACCGGGTGGTGCA CGAGGGCGCCGTGCTGGAGATGTCCGGGGCGCTGCTGGAGCGCAGCCGGGCcgtgctgcagcacctggcagtgctgctcccgcagctggaCATGGAGGGCGACCACAACATCTGGATCGTGAAGCCTGGGGCCAAGTCCCGGGGCCGGGGTAAGGGAGCGCTCGTGGTGGGGGGGAAAAGCGGTGCCTGGCCGGAGCGTTTCCCGGTGCCGCTCCGGCACGGCGGCCGGTGTCGCGCAGGGATCGTCTGCCTGGCTCGCCTGGAGGAGGTGCTGCGGCTGGTGGACTGCAACCCGCTGCTGGTGAAGGACGGCAAGTGGGTGGTGCAGAAGTACGTCGAGCGGCCCCTCCTCATCTTCGGCACCAAGTTCGACGTGCGCCAGTGGTTCCTGGTGACCGACTGGAACCCGCTGACCGTCTGGTTCTACCGCGACAGCTACCTGCGCTTCTCCACCCAGCCCTTCTCCCTGCAGAGCCTCGACAC CGCCATCCACCTCTGCAACAACTCCATCCAGAAGCACTACGAGAACGCGCGGGGCCGCCACCCCCAGCTGCCCGCCGACAACATGTGGTCGTCCCAGCAGTTCCAGGCCTAcctggagcagctggggcaggcGCGCGCCTGGCCCGACGTCATGGTGCCCGGCATGAAGGCGGCCATCGTGCACGCGGTGCAGGCCTCGCAGGACCTGGTGCAGTCCCGCAAGGGCAGCTTCGAGCTCTACGGGGCCGACTTTGTCTTCGGGGAGGACTTccagccctggctgctggagaTCAACGCCAGCCCCACCATGGCCGCCTCCACGGCAGTCACCAGCCGGCTGTGCGCCAGCGTCCAGCGGGACACGCTCCGCGTGGTCATCGACCACAAGGCCGACCGCAACTGCTCCACAGGCGCCTTTGAGCTCATCTACAAgcag GCGGCCGTGGCCGTACCCCACTACGTGGGCATGAAGCTCTTGGTGGAAGGCTCCCCGCTGGGCAAGCTGCCGCCGGCCAGCCCCCGGCCCCCCACCAGCGCGCCCCGCGGCCGACGGCTCCCCGCGCCACCCGTCCTGAGCGCGTGCAGCTCCCGCCAGCGCCGTGCAGCGGGGCTCCCCCGGCCGCCGGCACCGCTGGAGGTGACTACAGGGACCTGGCCCCCGGCCAgaaggctggggctgccccgcaaGCCGGCCCAGGAGAGGCAGCGGGTGCCGCCCGGCGCGGCAAGCTCCTCGGAGaggactgggccgcccgctgagGGCAGCACCACGCCGCCGCGACCCACGCCGCTTTGCCTGGAGCGCTCCGGGGCCtcggcgccccgcgggctcccgcaCCTCGGCTGCCTGCAGGAGCAGCCCCGGGCCAGCCTGCCCCGGCTTGGCAGCTGctccggggccccgccgcccttCCCACGGCTCCCGGGCACCCCCGAGCCCCTGCACGCTCACGGGACAGCCCTcgtccccgctgcccggcgcagCACAGCGCCTacgctcccgctcctcctcctaGATgggccctcgcccccgccgcgatCCGGTGGGGAAACAGCACGCAGCGGCTCCCAGGGGGATGCCGATGCGGAAGAGCGCTGA